In a single window of the Phycisphaerales bacterium genome:
- a CDS encoding TolC family protein — protein sequence MSWMRLATVAAALLLLGCQQSQPTELDGSIAAYRDRMLSEHAQHAPAETARRPARAPVAVPVTWQEALGPREALLVQPQVDYVPRPTEVLFELPDPAEAREVFRVRLERLRDDQAGRRDQRIVQMFERVVQKSEEYLQKLDRPGTARPLSLAECLLRTLEHNYGIRIEAYTPAISQTQIVEAEARFDVEFYLDTAYALRDQPTAQTFAAGQADTRSIEAGFRQLLPTGAQASVALGQARSSTNLPAQFQSMNPTYDTTFTAQLRQPLMRGFGLDLNRAQIEIARRDYNVSREQFIQRVRDTLFEVEQAYWQLAQARRRVSILAETVAQNFVTKENMVERLPHDATEVEVQNATSSWRTSEVQFLEAVKLVKDAEDRLKNLMNDPELTLAADIELLPTEVPYVSPMLLDHFAEVRTAIDERSEIRQARERIEQARISTSAAKNAILPQLDLNFTYQVQGMGGTADNSFDNLTTNRFISYSVGVQFAYNFGERRARAAHQRARHQEAQSVVALNQIVDFIVEEVNQSVRTLTVRYSQLPPALGSVQAAVANLRALQARTAQLDPNYLQTELTAVENLAARRSTLLQVIIEYNIALVQLEKAKGTLLHYNNVTVVDGQKSR from the coding sequence ATGAGCTGGATGCGTCTTGCAACCGTTGCCGCCGCACTGCTGCTGCTGGGATGCCAGCAATCTCAACCGACCGAGCTCGACGGATCGATCGCGGCGTACCGTGATCGCATGCTGAGCGAACACGCGCAGCACGCGCCGGCAGAGACCGCGCGGCGGCCCGCCCGGGCTCCGGTGGCCGTTCCGGTTACCTGGCAGGAGGCCTTGGGCCCGCGCGAGGCGCTGCTTGTGCAGCCGCAGGTCGATTACGTCCCGCGCCCCACCGAGGTGCTGTTTGAACTGCCCGATCCGGCCGAAGCCCGCGAAGTTTTTCGCGTGCGGCTGGAACGCCTACGGGACGACCAGGCCGGCCGCCGCGATCAACGGATCGTGCAGATGTTCGAGCGTGTGGTGCAGAAGTCGGAAGAGTACCTGCAGAAACTCGACCGGCCCGGGACGGCTCGGCCGCTCAGTCTGGCGGAATGCCTCCTGCGAACCCTGGAGCACAATTACGGGATTCGGATCGAAGCGTACACCCCCGCGATCAGCCAGACGCAGATCGTCGAGGCGGAGGCGCGTTTCGACGTCGAGTTCTATCTCGATACCGCGTATGCCCTGCGCGACCAACCGACGGCGCAGACCTTCGCCGCCGGGCAGGCGGATACGCGTTCCATTGAGGCCGGGTTCCGACAACTACTACCGACCGGGGCGCAGGCGTCGGTCGCGCTGGGTCAGGCGCGGTCCAGCACGAACCTGCCGGCGCAGTTCCAGTCCATGAACCCCACCTACGATACGACCTTCACCGCGCAGTTGCGGCAACCGCTGATGCGCGGCTTCGGACTGGATCTGAACCGCGCGCAGATCGAGATCGCCCGACGGGACTACAACGTCAGTCGTGAGCAGTTCATCCAGCGGGTGCGGGACACCCTGTTCGAAGTCGAGCAGGCCTACTGGCAGCTTGCCCAGGCCCGCCGCCGCGTAAGCATCCTGGCGGAAACGGTCGCGCAGAATTTCGTGACCAAGGAGAACATGGTCGAGCGCCTGCCGCACGATGCAACCGAAGTTGAGGTGCAGAATGCCACCTCGAGCTGGCGCACTTCGGAAGTGCAGTTCCTCGAGGCCGTGAAGCTGGTCAAGGACGCTGAGGACCGGTTGAAGAACCTCATGAACGATCCCGAACTCACCCTGGCAGCGGACATCGAGTTATTGCCGACCGAGGTCCCGTATGTTTCTCCGATGCTGCTGGATCACTTCGCCGAGGTGCGTACGGCCATCGACGAGCGCAGCGAGATCCGCCAGGCGCGTGAGCGCATTGAACAGGCGCGTATCAGTACGTCGGCCGCGAAAAACGCGATCCTGCCGCAGCTCGACCTTAACTTCACCTATCAGGTCCAGGGGATGGGCGGCACGGCGGATAACTCGTTTGACAACCTGACGACCAACCGGTTCATCTCTTACTCCGTCGGTGTGCAGTTCGCCTACAACTTCGGCGAGCGCCGGGCGCGCGCCGCGCACCAGCGCGCCCGCCACCAGGAAGCACAGTCGGTCGTGGCGCTGAATCAGATCGTCGATTTCATCGTGGAAGAAGTGAACCAGAGCGTGCGCACGCTGACCGTACGGTATTCGCAGTTGCCGCCCGCCCTGGGCTCGGTGCAGGCGGCGGTCGCGAACCTGCGGGCGCTGCAGGCGCGGACGGCCCAGCTCGATCCGAATTATCTCCAAACCGAGCTGACCGCGGTCGAAAACCTGGCCGCCCGGCGGTCCACGCTGCTGCAAGTCATCATCGAGTACAACATCGCGCTCGTTCAGCTCGAAAAGGCCAAGGGCACGTTGCTGCACTACAACAACGTGACGGTGGTCGATGGGCAGAAGAGCCGCTGA
- a CDS encoding DUF3467 domain-containing protein — translation MIFGEEDSQARGPQSNPQQQIRLDMNQMDTLYANFFALAGSAEELVIYLGANSPLPNVTQPVIKVSHRLMLLPANAKRLLLALQQAVKAHEDRFGPIELPPPQRPPGSNS, via the coding sequence ATGATCTTCGGTGAAGAGGACTCACAGGCCCGCGGGCCGCAATCGAACCCTCAGCAGCAGATCCGCCTGGATATGAACCAGATGGACACCCTCTACGCGAATTTCTTCGCGCTGGCGGGTTCGGCAGAGGAGCTGGTGATTTACCTGGGCGCCAACTCGCCGCTGCCCAACGTCACCCAGCCGGTTATCAAGGTCTCGCACCGCCTGATGCTGCTGCCGGCCAATGCCAAGCGGCTGCTGCTCGCCCTGCAACAAGCCGTCAAGGCCCACGAAGACCGATTCGGCCCCATCGAGCTGCCGCCGCCGCAGCGTCCACCGGGTTCCAACTCGTAG
- a CDS encoding efflux RND transporter periplasmic adaptor subunit: MSARQQDGTPPAGGFLHRLRVAVPVLGAAVALVVLVAWIPGQQAEVVATARPPVNVDVLTVVRERDFPDSFELTGIVAPNAVVRVSSEIPARVERWAPRSTEPHAPPLIEGDFVIAGQPLVYLNDELLRARLARTQAQFEFDDREFRRLQDLYERRSTSPTELDDARTRRDIAAADLAEAERALDRATLYAPRSGVLNKLPLEPGEYANIGDFVAEIVEIDPVRILVDVPEREVGWFSTGGPATLLGLPSDVIPTARIVYIDALATPETRTTRMELLLPNPTGRLRSGQIVRVQLTRRVLDEVVMIPLASVIPFHDARIVFVVEDGVAIRRTVELGFIKGTRVQILAGLNGGEALIVRGHRYVGPDQPVQITATHPAPTERGEPATEWVGSAAP; the protein is encoded by the coding sequence ATGTCGGCAAGACAACAGGATGGCACTCCACCTGCGGGCGGATTCCTCCACCGCCTCCGCGTGGCCGTTCCGGTGCTCGGCGCCGCTGTCGCACTGGTCGTGCTGGTGGCCTGGATTCCGGGACAGCAGGCGGAGGTCGTCGCCACAGCGCGACCACCGGTGAACGTAGACGTGCTGACGGTGGTGCGGGAGCGCGATTTCCCGGACAGCTTCGAGTTGACCGGCATCGTGGCCCCCAACGCGGTGGTGCGGGTCTCGTCGGAAATACCCGCACGCGTGGAGCGCTGGGCACCACGCAGCACCGAACCCCATGCGCCGCCGCTGATCGAAGGCGATTTCGTCATCGCGGGTCAGCCCCTGGTCTATCTGAACGACGAGCTACTGCGGGCCCGTCTCGCGCGGACCCAGGCGCAGTTCGAGTTCGACGACCGTGAGTTCCGCCGTCTGCAGGATCTGTACGAGCGCCGTTCCACCTCCCCCACCGAACTCGACGATGCCCGCACCCGCCGTGATATCGCCGCCGCCGACCTCGCTGAAGCCGAGCGGGCCCTCGACCGGGCCACCCTCTATGCTCCGCGCAGCGGCGTGCTCAACAAGTTGCCGCTCGAACCTGGTGAGTATGCCAACATCGGTGATTTCGTCGCCGAGATCGTCGAGATCGACCCCGTTCGCATTCTCGTCGATGTGCCGGAACGAGAAGTCGGCTGGTTCTCAACCGGCGGCCCGGCCACCCTGCTCGGCCTGCCCTCCGACGTCATACCCACGGCCCGCATCGTCTACATCGATGCGCTGGCCACCCCGGAGACCCGCACGACCCGCATGGAATTGCTGCTGCCGAACCCCACAGGACGGTTGCGCAGCGGGCAGATCGTCCGCGTGCAGCTCACCCGCCGCGTCCTGGACGAAGTGGTCATGATCCCACTCGCGAGCGTGATTCCTTTCCATGACGCCCGCATCGTCTTCGTGGTTGAGGATGGTGTCGCCATCCGCCGCACCGTCGAACTCGGCTTCATCAAGGGCACACGCGTGCAGATCCTGGCCGGCTTGAACGGCGGCGAGGCACTGATCGTCCGCGGCCACCGCTACGTGGGGCCGGACCAGCCGGTGCAGATCACCGCGACGCACCCCGCGCCGACGGAACGGGGCGAACCGGCGACGGAATGGGTCGGGAGTGCGGCGCCGTGA
- a CDS encoding ABC transporter permease, whose translation MWKLLKTLFSPELIALGVRDLRAHKLRSLLTALGVIFGVAAVICMLSIGEGASADQLQQIRMLGSQNIILRSVEPPRSDSVTEAQDAIQKFGLTRTDVTRLRALAHVEDIVLMRDVADEVVAGARQYASAVLGTTENFFRIVNIEVARGRPLTSLDSEQRDKVCVIGRDVADNLFPNADPLGQTVAVQSRTTGSVPYTVVGVLAGVRTAGNPAKGLAARNINRDVYIPLGTADLRYGDWRVTFRGFSREIKDVQFSDVYLHIEPEEQVLPVSRLVDRTLQIGRNAQDFAMTVPLELLQQAEQAKRNRQIVLGSIAGISLLVGGIGIMNIMLASVTERTREIGIRRALGAKRHHITAQFLVQTMILSVLGGVLGIILGIALAFLVTQIAEWETIIPLWGVLLSFGVSAFIGIVFGLYPARAAARLDPIEALNSAARVA comes from the coding sequence GTGTGGAAGCTGTTGAAGACGTTGTTTTCCCCCGAGTTGATCGCGCTGGGGGTGCGCGACTTGCGGGCTCACAAGCTGCGTTCCCTGCTGACGGCCCTGGGGGTGATCTTCGGAGTGGCGGCCGTGATCTGCATGCTGAGCATCGGGGAGGGCGCTTCCGCCGATCAACTCCAACAGATTCGCATGCTCGGCAGCCAGAACATCATTCTGCGCAGCGTGGAGCCGCCGCGGTCAGATTCCGTCACCGAGGCGCAGGACGCGATTCAGAAGTTCGGGCTGACCCGAACGGACGTCACGCGACTGCGGGCCCTGGCCCATGTGGAAGACATCGTGCTGATGCGCGATGTCGCGGACGAAGTCGTGGCCGGCGCACGCCAGTACGCAAGTGCCGTACTCGGAACCACGGAGAACTTCTTCCGGATCGTCAATATCGAGGTTGCCCGCGGGCGTCCACTGACTTCGCTGGACAGCGAACAGCGCGACAAGGTGTGCGTCATCGGCCGGGACGTGGCCGACAATCTTTTCCCGAATGCGGATCCCCTGGGACAAACCGTAGCCGTACAGAGCCGGACCACCGGTTCCGTGCCGTACACGGTCGTGGGCGTGTTGGCGGGCGTGCGGACGGCGGGCAATCCCGCCAAGGGGCTGGCGGCGCGGAACATCAATCGGGACGTCTACATTCCGCTCGGCACGGCTGACCTGCGCTACGGCGACTGGCGGGTAACGTTTCGCGGCTTCTCGCGCGAGATCAAGGATGTGCAATTCAGCGATGTGTACCTGCACATCGAGCCGGAGGAGCAGGTCCTGCCGGTGTCGCGGCTGGTCGATCGCACACTTCAGATCGGCCGCAATGCGCAGGATTTCGCCATGACTGTGCCGCTCGAACTTCTGCAGCAGGCGGAGCAGGCGAAGCGCAATCGGCAGATCGTGCTCGGCAGCATCGCGGGCATTTCGCTGCTAGTGGGTGGCATCGGCATCATGAACATCATGCTCGCCTCGGTGACGGAGCGCACCCGCGAAATCGGCATCCGTCGCGCGTTGGGGGCGAAGCGTCACCACATCACCGCGCAGTTTCTCGTGCAGACGATGATCCTGAGTGTGCTCGGCGGCGTGCTCGGCATCATCCTGGGCATCGCGCTCGCGTTCCTGGTGACGCAGATCGCCGAGTGGGAAACGATCATTCCATTGTGGGGAGTGCTGCTCAGCTTCGGCGTGTCCGCCTTCATCGGGATCGTCTTCGGTCTTTATCCGGCCCGGGCGGCAGCCCGGCTCGATCCGATCGAGGCACTCAACTCCGCCGCCCGTGTCGCGTGA
- a CDS encoding tetratricopeptide repeat protein, which translates to MGRRAAEPLSESAGKPAVWLRRLRSPWLAVALGVLCYLNSLGNGFTYDDKPIIEEHPRTQQHLAAREIWLRDWWYPPEGRSDIAPRRDWLYRPLTVFTFVLNHAVGGLRPFGFHLLNVVLHATVCGLVWWFARRLTGDATIAALAAVLFAVHPVHVEAVANIVGRAEVLTALFLLAGLVVLLPPGQAPSVRRGFAAAPFFLLALLAKETAVCYVALAVLVLHHHTRVARPRLDWWARQVGVLVLPLVVYFPLRFIALEYRLLREHPPTHWFNPLVDAQWPERVLAAFTILGHYTRLLIAPAKLSSDYGVAIVDPQAGFNAMTAVGLGTTVALLIGLAGYLRKDGLWRLIAVLVALTLASYALISNTVLLIGVTVAERLVYWLSVPVLILFAAGAVAFWRHQCAPGRPLAHRARLLATLGTLLIATFGLRTVLRNSDWVDNATLFERDVANWPQGLHLNVGHAETLLDRAETLTRPGSEERIQLLRLALQHCNRALEVDPANTGGLLARARTWALLGDLEAAARDAETALVLNPENRDARKLVDLIGGTDAETTARRAALEARLAVEPEDWVALRAYGLLMLDLGRPELGREPLERVVAAHPTDLSARRALGQIYQGLGRTAEARGAYEQVLEQDPNDWMTHANLGYLLVSVAPERALQHARRAYELMPSDPRTGLNYAETLAAVGRRNDAIRILEQTRRNIQPDSPLRTAVDGRIRVLRSQR; encoded by the coding sequence ATGGGCAGAAGAGCCGCTGAGCCGCTGTCGGAATCGGCCGGCAAGCCAGCAGTCTGGCTGCGCCGACTGCGATCACCGTGGCTGGCCGTCGCCCTGGGCGTGCTCTGCTACCTCAATTCCCTCGGCAACGGCTTCACCTACGACGACAAGCCGATCATCGAGGAGCACCCGCGTACGCAGCAGCACCTGGCCGCGCGCGAGATTTGGCTGCGCGACTGGTGGTATCCTCCCGAGGGTCGCTCGGACATCGCCCCCCGTCGCGACTGGCTCTACCGTCCGTTGACCGTTTTCACCTTCGTCTTGAACCATGCGGTCGGTGGATTGCGGCCGTTCGGCTTTCACCTGCTGAACGTAGTGCTGCACGCGACCGTGTGTGGGTTGGTCTGGTGGTTTGCGCGACGATTGACAGGAGACGCCACTATCGCGGCCCTCGCGGCCGTACTTTTTGCCGTACATCCAGTGCATGTTGAAGCGGTGGCGAACATCGTCGGTCGGGCTGAAGTGCTCACCGCGCTGTTCCTGCTCGCGGGCCTCGTGGTGCTGCTGCCCCCCGGACAGGCGCCGAGTGTGCGCCGCGGTTTCGCTGCGGCCCCGTTCTTCCTGCTTGCGCTGCTCGCCAAGGAGACGGCTGTTTGCTATGTCGCCCTGGCCGTCCTCGTGCTGCATCATCACACCCGTGTGGCACGCCCGCGCCTGGATTGGTGGGCACGGCAGGTTGGCGTGCTGGTGCTGCCACTGGTGGTCTATTTCCCACTACGGTTCATCGCGCTCGAGTACCGCCTGCTGCGTGAGCACCCACCCACCCACTGGTTCAACCCGCTGGTCGATGCGCAGTGGCCGGAGCGCGTTCTCGCCGCGTTCACCATCCTGGGCCATTACACCCGGCTGCTGATCGCCCCGGCGAAACTGAGCAGCGACTACGGTGTCGCGATCGTCGATCCGCAGGCCGGTTTCAATGCCATGACCGCGGTGGGCCTGGGGACCACGGTCGCCCTGCTGATCGGTCTCGCCGGCTATCTGCGAAAAGACGGGTTATGGCGACTGATCGCCGTCCTCGTGGCGTTGACGCTCGCCAGCTACGCCCTCATTTCAAACACGGTCCTGCTGATCGGTGTGACCGTCGCCGAGCGGTTGGTGTACTGGCTCTCGGTACCGGTGCTGATCCTTTTTGCGGCCGGAGCCGTTGCGTTCTGGCGACACCAGTGCGCGCCCGGCCGGCCATTGGCCCATCGTGCGCGGCTGCTCGCGACACTCGGTACCCTGCTCATCGCCACGTTCGGGCTGCGCACCGTCTTGCGCAACTCGGATTGGGTGGACAACGCGACACTGTTCGAGCGTGATGTCGCGAACTGGCCCCAGGGTTTGCATCTGAATGTCGGGCACGCGGAGACACTGCTCGATCGCGCGGAGACACTGACGCGCCCCGGCAGCGAGGAGCGGATTCAGTTGCTGCGGCTGGCGCTGCAGCATTGCAACCGGGCGCTCGAGGTCGATCCGGCGAATACGGGTGGTCTGCTCGCACGGGCGCGGACTTGGGCCCTGCTCGGCGACCTCGAGGCGGCAGCACGCGATGCAGAGACGGCTCTCGTGTTGAATCCCGAGAATCGTGACGCCCGCAAGTTGGTCGACCTGATCGGGGGAACCGACGCGGAGACCACCGCGCGGCGCGCCGCACTCGAGGCCCGCCTCGCGGTCGAGCCAGAGGATTGGGTGGCGCTGCGCGCGTATGGCTTGTTGATGCTGGACCTGGGTCGGCCGGAACTCGGACGCGAGCCGCTGGAGCGCGTGGTGGCTGCGCATCCGACGGACCTGTCTGCGCGCCGTGCGCTGGGGCAGATTTACCAGGGCCTGGGTCGAACTGCGGAAGCCCGTGGTGCGTACGAGCAAGTGCTTGAACAGGATCCGAATGACTGGATGACGCACGCGAATCTTGGGTACCTGCTGGTGTCCGTCGCCCCGGAGCGGGCGCTCCAGCATGCCCGACGGGCCTACGAATTGATGCCGAGTGATCCGCGCACGGGCCTCAACTACGCCGAAACGCTGGCAGCCGTGGGTCGGCGGAACGATGCCATTCGCATCCTCGAACAGACCCGGCGCAACATCCAGCCCGATTCACCCCTGCGTACCGCGGTGGACGGCCGCATTCGTGTCTTGCGCAGCCAGCGCTGA
- a CDS encoding efflux RND transporter permease subunit: MILSDAALYNRTTVGVLTLLIFVFGLQAYIGLPREASPDVPVPVIIVSTPYEGVAPADIETAVTLKIEKELAGLKGVKQMTSTSAEGLSTIAIEFLPDVLVDDAMQYVRDRVDRARRDVPDTAEETTITEVSFADFPIMMINLSGSLPPLQLKELADALEEELEAIPGVLSVEILGAPEREIRIETDQDRLAAYDLTLSEILGLVPAENVNISAGGLATPGVRFNVRVPAEFVDPGDVDGLMLAIRDGRPIYLTDVAQIRDTYKDRTQFSRLNGQDTVTLTVQKRVGANILEIAGRVRAVLAEFERLAPPGISVAVTLDQSQDVEAMVRDLENSLLSGMLLVVVVLVLVMGWRPALVVTTAIPAAMLLSFIVIDLLGYTLNMIVLFSLIMAVGMLVDNAIVIVENIDRHYALGGQRLQAALIGTREVAWPVITSTFTTVAAFAPMVFWPGIMGGFMKYLPITLIIVLLSSLLIALVITPVLSALLARAPRRRTGQEPLLLRTYRRVLSGVLGYRMTTILTVLLVLVAIAMLYTKRDYGVELFPEFDPRRGSISVRTPQGTNVAEVDALVREIERRLEPFAADLVNVVANVGFSGGGADFGSTSGEHLANITLIFHEYEHRPRPSAEALAEIRTALADLSGAEIRVEKEEEGPPTGAAVTVRISGRDFALLEELSETARTRIDNVPGLVNLRSDHEKARPELAFRVDRQRAMLLGVNTAIVGNFLKTAVFGSEVGKYRQFNDEYDITIRLPEAQRTQIDDLFRLRVPNLRGASIPLSSLGEFEYTGGFGTIRRIDQRRVISLLGDAEGRLSTDVLADVQQALEPFVASLPPGYRLDYAGEKEEQDKAAAFLSQAFLLAVFLILLILVAQFNTLIVPFIILMTVVLSLIGVFAGLLINHMPFGIIMTGVGVISLAGVVVNNAIVLLAYTRQLQAEGIALVAAAIQAGATRLRPVLLTAVTTILGLIPMAVGISFDFRELSWNLRSESSQWWASMAIAVIYGLAFATLLTLVVVPTLYVMLMRATHFLRRLSGGTPDAVHGPTSG, encoded by the coding sequence GTGATTCTGTCCGATGCCGCGCTCTACAACCGTACGACCGTCGGCGTCCTCACGCTGCTGATCTTCGTATTCGGCTTGCAGGCCTACATCGGACTGCCGCGTGAGGCGTCGCCGGACGTGCCTGTTCCGGTCATCATCGTTTCAACACCCTATGAGGGGGTTGCGCCCGCCGACATCGAAACGGCCGTCACGCTCAAGATCGAGAAGGAGCTGGCCGGTCTGAAGGGTGTCAAGCAAATGACCTCGACGAGCGCGGAGGGGCTCTCGACCATCGCCATCGAGTTCCTGCCCGACGTGCTCGTCGACGACGCGATGCAGTACGTACGCGACCGGGTGGATCGCGCACGGCGGGATGTGCCGGACACCGCGGAAGAAACCACGATCACGGAGGTCAGCTTCGCCGACTTTCCGATCATGATGATCAATCTTTCGGGGTCGTTACCGCCGCTGCAACTCAAGGAGCTCGCCGACGCCCTCGAGGAAGAACTCGAAGCCATCCCCGGAGTGCTCAGTGTCGAGATTCTCGGGGCCCCGGAGCGCGAGATTCGCATCGAGACGGATCAGGATCGCCTGGCGGCTTATGATCTGACGCTCAGCGAGATTCTGGGCCTTGTACCGGCCGAAAACGTCAACATCTCGGCGGGTGGACTGGCGACACCCGGCGTGCGGTTCAATGTCCGCGTGCCGGCCGAGTTCGTCGATCCGGGTGATGTGGACGGATTGATGCTCGCCATCCGCGACGGCCGGCCGATCTACCTGACCGACGTCGCGCAAATCCGTGATACTTACAAGGATCGCACCCAGTTCTCGCGCCTCAACGGGCAGGACACCGTCACGCTGACGGTGCAGAAGCGCGTCGGTGCGAACATCCTCGAAATCGCCGGCCGCGTGCGCGCCGTGCTGGCCGAATTCGAGCGCCTGGCCCCGCCCGGCATCTCCGTCGCGGTGACGCTCGACCAGTCTCAGGATGTCGAAGCGATGGTGCGCGACCTCGAAAACAGTCTGCTCTCCGGCATGCTGCTCGTGGTCGTGGTGCTGGTGCTGGTCATGGGATGGCGGCCGGCCCTGGTCGTCACCACGGCCATTCCCGCGGCCATGCTGCTCAGCTTCATCGTCATCGACTTGCTGGGCTACACGCTCAACATGATCGTGCTTTTCAGTCTCATCATGGCGGTCGGCATGCTGGTCGACAACGCGATCGTGATCGTGGAGAACATCGACCGACACTACGCCTTGGGCGGGCAGCGTTTGCAGGCGGCCCTGATCGGCACACGCGAGGTCGCCTGGCCCGTCATCACCTCGACCTTCACGACGGTGGCGGCTTTTGCGCCCATGGTGTTCTGGCCGGGCATCATGGGTGGGTTTATGAAGTACCTTCCCATCACGCTGATCATCGTGCTGCTCAGTTCGCTGTTGATCGCGCTGGTCATCACGCCGGTGCTGAGCGCTCTCCTCGCACGGGCGCCGCGGCGGCGTACCGGACAGGAGCCGCTTCTGTTGCGCACCTACCGCCGGGTCCTCTCCGGCGTACTGGGCTACCGCATGACCACGATTCTCACCGTGCTGCTGGTGCTGGTGGCGATTGCCATGCTCTACACCAAACGCGACTACGGCGTGGAGCTGTTTCCGGAATTCGACCCGCGGCGGGGCAGCATCAGTGTCCGGACGCCGCAGGGCACCAATGTTGCCGAGGTCGATGCACTCGTGCGGGAGATCGAGAGACGGCTCGAACCTTTCGCGGCCGACCTCGTCAATGTCGTGGCGAACGTTGGCTTCAGCGGCGGCGGCGCGGATTTCGGGAGCACTTCCGGCGAGCATCTCGCGAATATCACACTGATCTTCCACGAGTACGAGCACCGTCCGCGCCCCTCGGCCGAGGCCCTCGCCGAAATCCGCACGGCCCTCGCCGATCTCAGCGGTGCCGAAATCCGTGTTGAGAAGGAAGAGGAAGGACCGCCCACCGGCGCCGCCGTCACGGTGCGCATCAGCGGCCGCGACTTCGCATTGCTGGAGGAATTGAGCGAGACCGCCCGCACCCGGATTGATAACGTGCCCGGCCTGGTGAACCTGCGGAGCGATCACGAGAAGGCCCGCCCGGAGCTGGCCTTCCGCGTGGACCGGCAGCGGGCCATGCTGCTCGGTGTGAACACCGCGATTGTGGGGAATTTTCTCAAGACCGCGGTTTTCGGTTCGGAGGTCGGCAAATACCGGCAGTTCAACGACGAGTATGACATCACCATCCGCCTGCCCGAGGCGCAGCGCACCCAGATCGATGATCTTTTCCGGCTACGGGTTCCCAACCTGCGGGGCGCTTCGATTCCCCTCAGCTCGCTCGGGGAGTTCGAGTATACCGGCGGCTTCGGCACGATCCGCCGTATCGACCAGCGCCGCGTCATCAGTCTTCTGGGGGATGCCGAAGGCCGTCTCTCCACCGACGTGCTCGCGGACGTCCAGCAGGCCCTGGAGCCCTTCGTCGCGTCGCTTCCGCCGGGCTACCGCCTCGACTATGCCGGTGAGAAGGAGGAGCAGGACAAGGCGGCGGCCTTCCTGTCCCAGGCGTTCCTGCTCGCCGTCTTCCTGATCCTGCTGATTCTCGTCGCGCAATTCAACACGCTGATTGTCCCGTTCATCATTCTCATGACGGTGGTGCTCTCGCTCATCGGCGTCTTCGCCGGCCTGCTGATCAACCATATGCCCTTCGGCATCATCATGACCGGGGTCGGGGTCATCAGTCTGGCGGGCGTCGTCGTCAACAACGCCATCGTGCTGCTCGCCTACACGCGCCAGCTCCAGGCCGAGGGGATCGCGCTGGTCGCTGCTGCGATACAAGCCGGGGCCACGCGCCTGCGGCCGGTGCTGCTGACGGCGGTGACGACGATTCTGGGCCTGATCCCAATGGCCGTCGGGATCAGTTTCGACTTCCGCGAACTTTCCTGGAACCTGCGGAGCGAGTCGAGTCAATGGTGGGCCAGCATGGCGATCGCGGTCATCTACGGGCTCGCCTTCGCGACGCTGCTCACACTGGTGGTCGTGCCAACGCTCTATGTCATGCTGATGCGTGCCACACATTTTCTCCGGCGGCTGTCCGGGGGCACACCGGACGCCGTCCACGGGCCGACTTCCGGTTGA